Genomic DNA from Segatella copri:
CATCTTCCCAGATGACTATCGCCCACATGATTCAGCGCATCTGCAAGGAGCAGGGCACCACGGTCATCATCTCCAGCCACAACCTCAACTTCGTTGCCGACATCTCCTCCCGCATCCTCCTGCTGGAGAAAGGCAAGCTGGTGAAGGATCTTCCGAATGCCGATGGTGCTGCCATCGCTGAACTCAACGAGTACTTCGGTATTCAGGCGGAATAAACTTTTTCCGTTAATATTATACAAATTCCATGATATGATTTGTATAATTATCGTTAAATGCTTACCTTTGCACTCAAACGAAGAAAAAAAGAATCAATGAGCAAAGGAAAATTAGCTAAGTTTGCGGATATGGAGCGTTTCGAGAACGTGTTCCAGTATCCATATAGTGTAGTAGATGACGTGCCTTTCGATATGAAGGGCAAGTGGCGTGAGATGTATTTCCACAATGATAATCCTATCGTGCTGGAGTTGGGATGCGGCAAGGGTGAATATACCGTGGAACTTGCCAAGCTCTATCCTGAGATGAACTTCATCGGTGTGGATATCAAGGGGGCACGTATGTGGACCGGTGCCAAGAAGGCGATAGAGGAAGGACAGAAGAACGTGGCTTTTCTCCGTACCAACATCGAGATTATCGACCGCTTCTTTGCCGAGGATGAGGTGCAGGAAATCTGGCTCACCTTCTCTGACCCGCAGATGAAGAATCCTCGTAAGCGTCTTACATCTACTTATTTCATGAACCGTTATCGCCACTTCCTCGTGGATGGCGGTATCATCCATCTGAAGACGGACTCCAACTTCCTCTTCACCTATACTACTTATATGGTGGATGGCAACCATTTGCCTGTGCTCTTCCGCACCGAGGACCTCTATCATCAGGAGGGTATCGATGAGGAAACACGTAAGATTCTCTCTATCCAGACCTATTATGAGAGTATGTGGATAGAACGTGGCTTGAACATCAAGTATCAGAAGTTCGCCTTGCCACGTGAGGGTGAGCTGGTGGAACCTGATATTGAGATTCCGCTGGATGATTATCGCAGTTATCGCCGTGATAAGCGAAGCTCAAAGGATACAGCGAAGTAGATTTCTACAATGATTTGAATAAGCTTCCGCAATGCTTTGAATGCCTTTCCTCAAGCGTTATTGGCGTTTGAAGAATGCGTCATAAGTATCTGAAAGAAGTAACTGAAGTTGTTCGGAGATACAATAGAAGTTGTTGGAACAGTAAGTATCTCGAAGCGCACAACAGTTGATATGCGGTCGCACATCAGCTGTTGTGCGCTTGTCTTTCAGCTGTTGTGCATGCGTAGAACAGCTGTTGTGCGGTTTTTTAATGGCAATTCTATTGATTGTCTTTGTTAATCAAGTTGACGACTACTTTTACCATAACATCTTTTTCCTCAGTTCTGCTTTCTGCAATCATCAGAGTCAGGGCAACGAGTGTGTTGTCGGCAATTCTCTTATGTCCATTTTCAGCATACAGAATGCCATTCTTCTCCATAAACCAAAGAAAAAGCATGGCCGCAATTCTCTTGTTGCCATCGCTGAATGAATGGTTTTTTACGACAAGGTAGAGCAGCATGGCTGCTTTTTCTTCTACCGAAGCGTAGAGTTCTTCACCACCGAAGGTTTGGTAAATCTGACCTATGCTGCTCTTGAATGAATCATCCTTCTCATTGGCAAACCATTTACTGCCTCCAAACTTTTCTTTCAAAGCATTGATGGCTTCCATTGCATTTTCGTAGGTGGCATGGAACGGCTCGGCTTGAGTCGTCTTGTCAATGAGTAATGTCTGATAATCATATTTGTCGAGAGTATCCAGGGCATAAACATAGTCGCTGATGACATTGAACAGTCCGTTATATTCGCCCTCGGATACTTGATCTTGCAATGTAATTGCACGTGACATCAAACGAACCACTTCTTTCAGTTCGTTGTAATTGTCTAGGCGTTTCTGGTTGATGGCGTAACCCTTGATAATGTATTGCTTCAAGATAGAATTAGCCCATTGACGGAATCTGGTACCATTGATTGACTTTACACGATAGCCTACGGAGATAATGACGTCCTGGTTATAATATTCCGTTTCGACAACCTGTTCAAAGCCGTCGTGGCGGCCATATTTCTTGGTATGTGCAAATTTTGCACATACCAAGGATTTGTCGAGTTCACCTTCTTTAAAACAGTTATTGACATGTCGTGAAATCACAGTTCTGTCACGGCCAAACAACTCTGCCATTTGGCTTTGTGTAAGCCAAACGGTATCATTTTCTAATTTTACATTCAGCTCTATGTTTCCCTCTGGGGAACGATAGATTTCGATGGATGAATTCCTCTGCTCCATACCTTTCATTATTAAAAGTTCTTATTCTAGTACCCAACTTTTGGATAATTCGGCAAAGATACGATAATTGTTTGATTCCTACAAGGTTTTCGAGTATTTTTTCTTCTTTTTGATGAAATTTGCGAAAGATTGAAATGGAAGGAATGTTTTGTTTTTGATTACTTTCAGATAAAATATCGGGACTAGTCTTAGGTTAGGGATATGTATAGTATGTTATGTTCTTCCTATACCTTTTGTTAAATCCGGGAATAATCTTGTTGAATTCAGGAAAAAAAGGTGGAAATGCTTGGCGTTTCCACCTTATTTTATTATATTTGCAGCAAGTTTTTGAAGAAATGCAGTATTCTCAGGGACTGCATGGAACTGACGAAACGACTAAAAGAACAGAAAAGTAATAACTAACGAAATAAACGACAAAATGATGAACTACAAGAAATTGGCTCTTACCGTTGCGGCTGGAGCGATGGCAACTACAATGATGGCGCAATCGGCACCTCAGCTGAATGCCAACAACATCGATGAAGTAATCAAGGCGATGACCTTGGAAGAGAAAGCCCAACTCTTAGTGGGCGGTGGTAACGATGGATTCGTGGGTAGTGGTGCTATGCTCGGACATCAGAAGAAGTTCGTGCCGGGTGCTGCGGGTATTACTGTAGCCATCCCTCGTCTCGGCATTCCTGCTACCGTACAGTGTGATGGTCCTGCCGGAGTTCATATCGATGCTCATCGCGAAGGTGACAGCCGTAGCTACTTTGCCACCGGTTTCCCTATCGGAACCTGTCTGGCTTCTACCTGGAACACCGACCTGGTGCGCAAGGTGGGTGAGGCTATCGGTAACGAAACCCTGGAGTATGGCTGTGATGTTGTGCTCGGACCGGGTATGAACCTGCATCGCAATCCGCTCTGTGGCCGTAACTTTGAGTATTATTCAGAAGACCCAATCGTAACAGGTCTTATCGGAACCGCCTTTGTACAGGGTGTGCAGAGCCAGGGCGTGGGTGTAAGTGCCAAGCACTTTGCTGTAAACTCTCAGGAAACTGACCGTACCAAGGTGGATGAGCGATTGAGCCAGCGTGCTCTCCGTGAGCTGTATCTGAAAGGTTTCGAGATGATGGTTCGCAAGAGCAATCCTTGGACTATTATGTCTGCCTATAATAAGATTAACGGTGTTTATGCCCAGGGCAACAAGGGTCTCTTGACCGATATTCTCCGCAACGACTGGGGATATAAGGGAATCGTGGAGACTGACTGGATTGGTAAGCGTGCCGACCTTCCGCTGGAACAGGAAGTAGAGGCTGGCAACGACCTGATGATGCCGGGTTATCCAGCTCAGGTGCAGGATATTGTTGATGCAGTAAAGAATGGCAAGTTAGATATCAAGGATGTGGACCGCAATGTTCGCCGTATGCTCGAATATATCGTGAAGACTCCTCGATTCAAGGGATATAAATATAGTGGTGAGCCAGACTTGAAGGCTCATGCTGCTATCACCCGTCAGAGTTCTACCGAGGGTATGGTGCTCCTGAAGAATGATGCAGCTCTTCCTATCCATGGCTTGAAGACCGTGGCGCTCTTCGGTGTCAACTCTTACGACTTCATGTCGGGTGGTCTTGGCAGTGGAGCCGTTAATGTAGGCTATTCTGTAGATATGGTTACCGGTTTGAAGAATATCGGTGTAGCAACTACTCCTCAGCTTACGGAAATCTATCAGAATTATGTGAAGTATGCCAAGGCTAAGTTGAAGGCAGACAAGAATCCGATGATGTGGTTCCTGGATCAGGGTCAGCCAAAGCTCGATGAAATCGAGATTACTGAGCGCTGTGTGGCAAGCGAGGAGCCAAAGGCTGATGCTGCCATTATCACTATCGGCCGTCAGGCAGGTGAGGGTATGGACCGCCAGATCAATGGTGAGTTCAACCTCAGTCAGATAGAGCAGGATATGATTTTCCGTGTATCTGATGCTTTCCATGCCAAGGGCAAGAAGGTGATTGTCATCATCAACTCTGGTTCTGTGATGGAGACAGCCAGTTGGAGAGACCGTGTGGATGCTATTCTCGTTGCATGGCAGCCAGGTATCGAGGGCGGCAACTCTGTAGCTGATATCCTGACCGGTAAGGTGAATCCATCGGGTAAGTTGACCATGACCTGGCCTATCGCTGCTACCGATCATCCATCTACTGCCAACTTTGCCAAGGATTACGATATGTACACCTACAAGAATCTGCTGGATTGGAGCAAGGGTAACATCAAGGGGTACGATTATAGCAACCACGAGGAGGATATCTACGTAGGTTATCGCTACTTTGATACCTTCAAGAAGAATGTGGCTTATCCTTTCGGTTATGGTTTGAGCTATACTACCTTCGAGTTTGGCAAGCCATCTGTCAAGGCTAAAGGCAACAATATCGAGGTTAGCGTAACCATCAAGAATACCGGTAAGGTTGCCGGCAAGGAAGTTGCTGAGGTTTATGTCACCGCTCCTAAGGGCGCTTACGAGAAGCCAGCCAAGGAACTCAAGACCTTCGGCAAGACCAAGTTGCTGAATCCAGGTGAGAGCCAGACTTTGAAGATGACACTTGAAAAGCGCGATCTTGCCAGCTTCGATGAGGCTAACAGCCAGTGGAAGGTAGATGCAGGTAACTATCTCTTCAAGATAGGTAGTGATGTAGAGAACATCAAGGGTACTGCTACATTGAAGGTGGCAGAATATACCGAGAAGACTAGCAATGCCTGCGCTCCTAAGGTTCAGTTGAACTATCTGAAGCTGAATAAATAATTCGTGGTTTGTGCAAAATAAAATAGATTAAACAGAAACGCCTCTATCTCAGAAAAAGAGATAGAGGCGTTTTTATTGTAATTCCGTTGTAAGGAATAGACCACACAGCGCACGCAGATAGTTCGCTTTTATTCTAGCATTGTTCGGTTACCTCTTCGTAGATTTCGCGGCATCTCTTTTCCTTCATTTTATTCTTTACGCCAACGGCAATCATATCCTCTACGGTCGGATGCCCAGTTCCATTTACAGATGTTGCGTGTTCACCATTATATCCCTCGGTGCAATGGGTGAGGTCGTAGGCTGGGGCTAAATGCCAATGCCATTTGCCATCGCTCTCTTTCTGAACCAAGAAAGAGAAGTTCTTGCAGTGGTCGTCCTTGTTGTCCATTATGTAATTGAAAACCATGCGGCGGAACATCTCCTCCACATCCTCTTGGCTCTGGGTAAGATAACCGGTAAGTGCCAAAAGGTTAAGGTAATCGAGAATGGGGTTGGAAAGGGAAACGTTGAGCAAGGCTCCAGCTGTGGCTACGTGAATGCGTTCGCCTGTTGGAGAAATGTCGAAGCGACGACAGGCAAAATACTTGTTGTTTACCAGTTTGAACTCGGGTACTTGGATGCCACATTGCTTGGCTATCTCATTATAATGATACTCTTGCTTTCCCATATCTTGTGGGTCGTAGGTATGGCGAAACTTGACCAACCAATGACCATCCTCATTTGTAAAAATGGCTTTTGGGCGACAACCGCCACTATTACCACTATTATATAATAGCAATCCTGCGTCATTATCCTGTTGCTCCTTCAACACCTCCAAGGCTTTGGCTTGTAAAAGGTCAAAGTCCTCTATCTCGTGTCCAGTCTGGATAGAAGTTATAGGTTCGTAGGTCAATGCCCCCATACCTCCATTGCCCACGATGCTCAGTCGGTCAAGAGCAGATAGCTCAAAGTCGTTGATACCCTCTTTTAGCAAGGCTTTATGCAATAGGTATCTACCATATCCATCGGGAAGGCTGTCTTCGAAGATGCCAAAGTTCCCGTTGAAAGGGGTGGCTTTGGCAATGAAAAGACCAGGCTTCAGTGGCAATTCCAACGGAGATATACTAAAGCCAGATGCCAACCACTGATTGTCATACTCGAATGTGCATACCTTTCCATCGGCATTCAATGACAGTGTGCCGACTTTCTCCTGGTGATATTTCACGGCTAAAGATTCTATATGTTTCATTGTCTGTAAGCCTTTTTCTTGTTAGCGTTTCTTTTTATCTGTTGCAACTCCTCCATGGTGGAGTACTTGGGGTGCGAGAAGACGTTCTTGATTTCTGATGTGTAGTCCAAAGCTATGGCGATACCAATCAGATTTTTGAGGGAGATGAGGCCCTTTTGCTCGAATCTGGTGATGTTGCTGACGGCAACGCCTGACTTGTCTGCCACTTGCTCACGTGTCAGATTCTTCTCTATTCTTCGTTTTCTGAAGTCGTTTGCCATCTCCTTTGCAATCTCATCAGGATTGTCGTGGAGGTAGTTATCTAATATTGCTAATATATTATTCGTTTCTTGCATAATTATGGGGATAATAACAAGATATTATCAGTTGCAAAGATACAAATAATAATGTTATGTTCCAAATAAAAATCAACTAAAAAAGTTAAAATCCCTTATAACCTTGTCTCTTATCCTTAAAAGCAAAGAACTCCCATCTCTGAAAAGAGACGGGAGTTCTTGTTTAGAAGGAATACTGGGCGGAAATCATCAGTTCGCGAGGGCGAAGATAATAGCAGTCGGTCAATGTACTGATGCCGCTATAGATGGTTTCCATATAATTCTTCTTATTGAATAGGTTTCGAAGCTCTGCTGAAAGGCGGAGCTTTTTCATTCTCCATACTGCCGAGGCATCGCCAAGGAGGGTGTTAAGATGGCTGCCCTCTTGCAGTTCATTGCGATAATGTACGAGCGAGAAGGAGAGGTCCACATGGCTGATGGTAGCGGTGGCAGATACGCTTTGGCGCCAATTAAATAACGATGACTTCGCCATTTTTTGACGTTTCGAGTTGTAAAAAGAGAATTCTCCCTCATAGCTAAAGGCACACCAGGACGGCGAGAAGTCGATGCTAGGCTTCACAGTATAGTTGTCTGCGGTGTAGCTGATGGCTTTGCCGCTGCTGTATTGCTCACCCTTGCTGTAGTTGTAACTGCCCTCCAGTCGGGTCTTCAGATGAAGGTCGTAGAAGCCCTTCGATATGTAGAGTGATGCCCCTAGGTTGTTGCTCTTGCTGTCCTGCTTATATAATGAGGTATAGTATTTGCCATCCTCGATGCGTAGGTCGGATGCCGTGTTCATCCAGTTTTTGCTGGCATTGACCGATGCGCTGAAGAAGATTTCCTTGATAGGGCGCTTGTAGTCGTAACTCAACTTGCCATAAAGAGAACGAGTTATCGGAATGATGTCGCTCGAAGTGTACCAAGAGCGATAACTTTGACGATATTGCTTCATGGCGTAGTTGGTGGCATTGCCTGTTCCTGTACTGTATCCTGTGTAGATAGTCAACTCTCTACGGAAATCCAATTTCTTATATAAGTAAAGGTAGGGTGATATGGTAAGTAAAGTTTTCTGTGGATAGGTGAAGCGTTCCCAGATGAAATCGGGAGAGAACGACATACGGAACGTCTCGGTCTTGTATTGCCAGTAAGGGGTGAACTTCCCTGTGATGTTAAGACTGTTTTTGCCGATTTCATCGCTTCTTTCCTGATATTTCGCATAGATATTGTTGAGGTCGATACTCATTCTATATTCCTGTGTCCAGTGGAAGCGATTCCTCATCCACTGTAAGGCGTGGGCAGTATGCCAAAGGTTGGTGCGGATGCGATTCCGCTCGTCGTTAACGTAGAGGTCCGCCACACCATGGTGATAGTCGGCAGTGCTACGCCAAGAGAGTTGACTTTTCTTGAAGACGAAGAGACGGTAGATACTTGCCGATAGGTCGAGCTTTGGGATGCGGACACGTTGGGTAAGCGTGTCGTTGATGTTTGACAAACCGTCGCTTTGTGCTGTGCTGAGGCTGATGCTCTCGTTGCCATAATGCTCAGCCTTGTTTACCTTGTTCTCCCATTGCAGATTGAAGGCATCGCTGATCATCGTCTTGTGGTTGTGCTCCGTGGTAACTGTGGGAGCTTCGCCGCCGAGGTCGTAGATACTCATGTTCTCTCGCTCTTGTCTGGTTACCGTACGAAGATAGTTGGCTTCTATGCGAGTCTCTGTATCGTCCTTGTTCTTCTTGATATGGTTGATGGAGTATTTTTGCGAGGTGTTGAAGCGCAGGCGTTCTTCGTCGATAGGAGCGTCAAGCGATGGTACTGATATCCATGATGGAAGGGAGGCTGGAGCCAGACGATTGCTGTAAGATGCGAGTTGGTTAAGTGCATAGCCGAGATTTTTACCTGTTCTGTCGTATTCTGCATCATACATCATCTGTTTCTTCTTGCCAATTTGCATGATATTGATGCTTCCGCCTACGTGGGATGGATGCCCTACGAGCAAGTAGGGCTTGAGAGTAGGCATCAGTTTGTCGCGGGCACTATCCTTCAGGGCGATGTTCATCACTACATTATCCGTAAAGGTCTTGTTCTGGAGCGCCTTGATAGGTTGGTCATGCTCGATGACTTCGGCCTTTTTCACATCTTTTGCCTTGATGTTTTCTTCCAATTGGTTATATTTGCCACCGGTCAGGTCGAGACCTTCCACAGTGAATCGGTTGATGGGCTTACCATTGTAGTTGATACGGCCATTCTTCTCTATATCCACGCCAGGCAGCTTTTTCAATACATCCTTCAGACTGTTGTCACGTTCATTGGCAAAGCGGGTGAGGTCGAAAGATATGGTGTCTCGACCTGTGATGCGAGAGCCTTTTACTTGTACTTCCTTCAAGACAAAAGCTGTTGAAGCCATACTGATGATGGTTTCTTTTCCCGATGAAATCGATGTTTTTGTCTTTTTATACCCCATAAACGTGGCCTGCAGTTTGTCGTTGGCTTGCTTTTCGGTGATAGAAAGCACGAAGGTTCCGTCCTCCTTTGTTCTTGTAAACTTCAAGGGTTTGCCATTGCGGAGCAGCGTGATGGAGACGTTGGCTAGACGGTTATGGGTCAATGAATCTTCTACATAACCATGAATCCCGGTAGCAGTGTTGTCGTCATCGAGTAAGATAGGAGTGCTTCTCTTGCTCTGCATCGCCATTGGGATGCAGAGCAAGAGAAAGAAAGCGATAAAACTGATAATTATTCTCTTCATTTATTATTTATTATTGAAGTTCAATCGGATTGAAGACATTCTTCTTATTCATGAATTTCTTCATGTCAATAGGGTTGCCCTTTTCGTCCTGTATTTTTATGTTCTTGATGTTTAATGTTTCCAACACCATTCCAGGCGTAAACTTCTCTTTGAATTCTCTGAGGTCTTTTTGGCTGATCTCTTCTCTCTTAGCCTTGGGGAACGTGATAGGTGTTGGTGCTGTCAACGTACTCATGCCGATGGCTGTGAATGAATATTCTTTGTTTTCATCGTATGCTTTCAGTGTCAAGCCCGGCAGTCCAATCAGCTTCCAAGGACCTTCTGGCAAAGGAATGTCTTCGGCGAACCATGCATACCAAGTTCTTCCCTTGAAGTTGGTCTTGGCTAGTTGGCAATGATAGCCGATGATGGTTGTTGCGCTGTCGGGGATGAGTTGCCAGTCGGGTGTCTCCACGTTCTCTGTGCATTTGTAATCTGTAGTGCCGACAGATTCCAATTGGATGGATTTGCCAGTAGATGGATAGTTCTTGTAGTAGGAGAACGGGAAACTTTCACCTTTAGGTAAATCTGAGAAGTCGAAATTGCCAGTCTTGGCTTTTTCGTTCATGAGTGAATCCTTTACCTGTTTCGTTCTGTCATAGAAGCTGGTCGCCTTTTCACCAATGTCGAGGCGCATCTCGCTATCCGTGTAGATGAAGGGTTTGATGGAAGGATTGTTCACCCATTTCCCCTCATAGGTAATGCGATACTTGGCGTTGTCGATGTTCTCGACTTCCTCCTTACTGTTTCCCGAGATAGAGCGCACAGTGACTTTTGTGACTTGTGCTTTTGTTGCAGCACTTCCCATAAAGGGCAAGGTTGCTAAAGCTAAGATGATTTTCTTCATAATTCTGCCTTTATCTGTTAATCTGCTTGCAAAGTTACACTTTTTGTGGCACTCTGCAAAAAAACAGCTATTTATAGCTTTTTAATAGACGCTAAAACTAGCGAAGAGTACACTAAGAAGTTATCTGTTTTATTTTACTTTCCTTTTAGTTGCTCCTTTACTTTCGCTGTAAGTTTAGCTTTTTCCTTTTCATCCTTCAACTTATCAGCTTTTGCCAAGAACATCTGGAGATAGAGTTTTGCCTGTGGATTCATCTTGGCTCCGATATACATTTGAGCAGCATTGTAATAGTTGTGAGGATCGTCCTCGTCATCATATTCGATGCACTGTGCGAAGGCATGACCTGCATTCTCGTATTCCATTTTATAGTAATAAAGCTCAGCGAGTTGCTGGTTTACATATAGTCCACGACTGCGAGGGTAAGCCACGGTTATAGACCGTTCCAGGTTGATGATGGCGTGTCTTGCCAGGGTTTCCTTTTCCACGATGTTCTTAGTCTGTTCGGAAATCTTCTTGCAAGTCATGCCCAAGTAGAAGAGACAGTTCATATTTGGGTTGTCTTTCTTCATCTCTGCCGCCTTGTTCAGATAGGTATAGGCTTCTCGGTACTTTTCCAAGTTATAATAGCACAATCCTATGACGAGGTTAGACTCAAAATTGTCGAATCCATCGGCTATAAGCTTCTTGTATCTAGGGATGGCTTGCTCGTATCTAAGCTGTAAATAGAGTGAATAGGCAAGCTCCTTGTTGATGAGAATATTCGTGGAGTCACGTTTTTCAACATACGACAAGGCGAATGCTGAAACGCTTTCAGGCTCCCCATGGTTGTTCCATTGCTGAAGTAGGGTGGCAAATACCTCCCCGTCGTATGGGTATTTGCCATAGATAGTCATGCCATATAATTCTACCTTTTTTTTATCGCCAAGATTAAGATAGGAATAGAACATCATGCGCAAGTCTTCATGGTTGAGACTGTCGTTAGGAATGCTATCCATGCAGGCGATACACTTCTTGTTGTCGCCACGAAGACGATAGCAAGAAGCGAGCTTTCTGAGAACATTCAAATCGTGTGGATGCTCATTGATATATTGTTGGTAATAGGTGATGGCATGGAACGAGTCATGCTCGTTCATGCAACTGTCGCCCTGCAGTATCAAGCGATGGATGGGAGTTTGTTCTTTCTTGGCTGATATTCCGATGATTCCAAGG
This window encodes:
- the rhuM gene encoding RhuM family protein codes for the protein MKGMEQRNSSIEIYRSPEGNIELNVKLENDTVWLTQSQMAELFGRDRTVISRHVNNCFKEGELDKSLVCAKFAHTKKYGRHDGFEQVVETEYYNQDVIISVGYRVKSINGTRFRQWANSILKQYIIKGYAINQKRLDNYNELKEVVRLMSRAITLQDQVSEGEYNGLFNVISDYVYALDTLDKYDYQTLLIDKTTQAEPFHATYENAMEAINALKEKFGGSKWFANEKDDSFKSSIGQIYQTFGGEELYASVEEKAAMLLYLVVKNHSFSDGNKRIAAMLFLWFMEKNGILYAENGHKRIADNTLVALTLMIAESRTEEKDVMVKVVVNLINKDNQ
- a CDS encoding CDC27 family protein, translating into MKRYLFITCLVFLGIIGISAKKEQTPIHRLILQGDSCMNEHDSFHAITYYQQYINEHPHDLNVLRKLASCYRLRGDNKKCIACMDSIPNDSLNHEDLRMMFYSYLNLGDKKKVELYGMTIYGKYPYDGEVFATLLQQWNNHGEPESVSAFALSYVEKRDSTNILINKELAYSLYLQLRYEQAIPRYKKLIADGFDNFESNLVIGLCYYNLEKYREAYTYLNKAAEMKKDNPNMNCLFYLGMTCKKISEQTKNIVEKETLARHAIINLERSITVAYPRSRGLYVNQQLAELYYYKMEYENAGHAFAQCIEYDDEDDPHNYYNAAQMYIGAKMNPQAKLYLQMFLAKADKLKDEKEKAKLTAKVKEQLKGK
- a CDS encoding GLPGLI family protein, which encodes MKKIILALATLPFMGSAATKAQVTKVTVRSISGNSKEEVENIDNAKYRITYEGKWVNNPSIKPFIYTDSEMRLDIGEKATSFYDRTKQVKDSLMNEKAKTGNFDFSDLPKGESFPFSYYKNYPSTGKSIQLESVGTTDYKCTENVETPDWQLIPDSATTIIGYHCQLAKTNFKGRTWYAWFAEDIPLPEGPWKLIGLPGLTLKAYDENKEYSFTAIGMSTLTAPTPITFPKAKREEISQKDLREFKEKFTPGMVLETLNIKNIKIQDEKGNPIDMKKFMNKKNVFNPIELQ
- a CDS encoding glycoside hydrolase family 3 protein; protein product: MNYKKLALTVAAGAMATTMMAQSAPQLNANNIDEVIKAMTLEEKAQLLVGGGNDGFVGSGAMLGHQKKFVPGAAGITVAIPRLGIPATVQCDGPAGVHIDAHREGDSRSYFATGFPIGTCLASTWNTDLVRKVGEAIGNETLEYGCDVVLGPGMNLHRNPLCGRNFEYYSEDPIVTGLIGTAFVQGVQSQGVGVSAKHFAVNSQETDRTKVDERLSQRALRELYLKGFEMMVRKSNPWTIMSAYNKINGVYAQGNKGLLTDILRNDWGYKGIVETDWIGKRADLPLEQEVEAGNDLMMPGYPAQVQDIVDAVKNGKLDIKDVDRNVRRMLEYIVKTPRFKGYKYSGEPDLKAHAAITRQSSTEGMVLLKNDAALPIHGLKTVALFGVNSYDFMSGGLGSGAVNVGYSVDMVTGLKNIGVATTPQLTEIYQNYVKYAKAKLKADKNPMMWFLDQGQPKLDEIEITERCVASEEPKADAAIITIGRQAGEGMDRQINGEFNLSQIEQDMIFRVSDAFHAKGKKVIVIINSGSVMETASWRDRVDAILVAWQPGIEGGNSVADILTGKVNPSGKLTMTWPIAATDHPSTANFAKDYDMYTYKNLLDWSKGNIKGYDYSNHEEDIYVGYRYFDTFKKNVAYPFGYGLSYTTFEFGKPSVKAKGNNIEVSVTIKNTGKVAGKEVAEVYVTAPKGAYEKPAKELKTFGKTKLLNPGESQTLKMTLEKRDLASFDEANSQWKVDAGNYLFKIGSDVENIKGTATLKVAEYTEKTSNACAPKVQLNYLKLNK
- a CDS encoding helix-turn-helix domain-containing protein, yielding MQETNNILAILDNYLHDNPDEIAKEMANDFRKRRIEKNLTREQVADKSGVAVSNITRFEQKGLISLKNLIGIAIALDYTSEIKNVFSHPKYSTMEELQQIKRNANKKKAYRQ
- a CDS encoding type II toxin-antitoxin system HipA family toxin yields the protein MKHIESLAVKYHQEKVGTLSLNADGKVCTFEYDNQWLASGFSISPLELPLKPGLFIAKATPFNGNFGIFEDSLPDGYGRYLLHKALLKEGINDFELSALDRLSIVGNGGMGALTYEPITSIQTGHEIEDFDLLQAKALEVLKEQQDNDAGLLLYNSGNSGGCRPKAIFTNEDGHWLVKFRHTYDPQDMGKQEYHYNEIAKQCGIQVPEFKLVNNKYFACRRFDISPTGERIHVATAGALLNVSLSNPILDYLNLLALTGYLTQSQEDVEEMFRRMVFNYIMDNKDDHCKNFSFLVQKESDGKWHWHLAPAYDLTHCTEGYNGEHATSVNGTGHPTVEDMIAVGVKNKMKEKRCREIYEEVTEQC
- the trmB gene encoding tRNA (guanosine(46)-N7)-methyltransferase TrmB, whose amino-acid sequence is MSKGKLAKFADMERFENVFQYPYSVVDDVPFDMKGKWREMYFHNDNPIVLELGCGKGEYTVELAKLYPEMNFIGVDIKGARMWTGAKKAIEEGQKNVAFLRTNIEIIDRFFAEDEVQEIWLTFSDPQMKNPRKRLTSTYFMNRYRHFLVDGGIIHLKTDSNFLFTYTTYMVDGNHLPVLFRTEDLYHQEGIDEETRKILSIQTYYESMWIERGLNIKYQKFALPREGELVEPDIEIPLDDYRSYRRDKRSSKDTAK